The genomic window TGTGCCGGTGTCGGTGCTCTTTCCTCTTTTGATTGGTCTCAGCCGTTTATTAGCGACTTTCATCAAAGAAGCAAAATACCTGCCCGATCTAGCTACGCTAAATCTTTTTGAGTATGAAGGGATTCAGCATTCAATAGATCTGTCAGGTCTGGGAATACAGTTGTTATGGTTAGCTTTGGTTTGGAGCTCTGCTATATTCTTAACCTTGAAACGAGATGTTCGCTAGAGGTATGCTATAATGGAAATTATGAGACAGTATCGTATTTTGGTGGTTGATGACGACTGGAGCATTTTAAAGCTGGTGAAAAACGTCCTAGAGCTCGATGCTTATGACGTGACGACGCTTGATCGGATAGAAGAGATAGAGCTGACGGATTTTGTAGGATATGATTTGATTCTGCTAGATGTGATGATGGAGCCTGTTAATGGTTTTGAGCTGTGTTCCTACATTCGTCCTCATCTTTCGTGTCCAATTATCTTTCTGACAGCTAAGGAGTTAGAGGCGGACAAGGTGGAAGGGCTCTTTCGCGGAGCAGATGACTATATTGTCAAGCCTTTTGGGACCAAAGAATTGCTGGCGCGTGTCAGAGCCCATCTTCGGCGGGAGGAAAGACGGGAGGAGCGATATTCTGAAATTGCTTCTTGTCAATTTTATCCAGAGCGCTATGAAGTTGCCTATTTTGGTAAAGTCTTGAAATTTTCAGAGCGTGAGTTTAAGTTACTGCATTTACTTGCTAGCAATCCCAAGCAGACCTTCTCAGCTGAACGCCTGCATACCTTGCTTTACCCAGAAAGCTCAGAAACACAGCTTCGCTCCATCTCAGAATACGTATATCAGATTCGCCAAAAATGTAAACAAGAAGGGCTGCAAGCAATCGCAACAGTGAGAGGAGTAGGCTATAGATGGCAATTAGAACCCGTAATTTCAAAAGCCTAGTCTGGACAACCAGTTTAAAAATCGTCTTTTTCCATGTTTTGATTTTTGTGCTTATAGGTTATGAATTTACGCAAGGAGGTGATCACGTTCTTTTCATCTTGTTCTTTTGGGCGGGGAGCTTGCTGCTGATTACTTTTTATCATATTTTGAAATTGCTCCGAAAAATCGACAGGGAAATAAAAATGCTAACGAGTAAGAAGCTTTTAGAAGAAAATCAAAGCCAGCTTTTTCGGATCGAGGAAATGCTCGAAGTCTATAGCGATTTACGGAGTAGCCACCAAGAAAATGCTCGTCTTCTAGAAAAAGAGCAGCAGCATAATCAGGAGTTGATTTTACAGCTATCAGCGACATCGCACGATTTGAAAACGCCCCTAACTGTGATTAAGGGGAATGCTGAGCTCTTGGAATTGGCGCAGTTAGGACAGCCACAGGCAGACTATGCTGCTGAGATTTTGCAGGCTAGTTACAAGATGGAAGAATATTGTGGCTCTCTTATTGATTACGCTAAGGCTTTTCAGATTGATTCTAATCAGTTCAGTCAGCTTTCCTTAGAGGACTTTTTGGCTTATCTCCAGGACGATTGGGCACTGTTCAGTAAACAGGAAAGCTATCGTTTTTATCTCCAAGAAGATTGTGATCTTAGTCTGATTTTGTCGATTCATTTGGACTATCTCAAACGGGCTTTGCTCAATATTTTACTGAATGCGCTTGAACATGCAGACCAGGATCAAAAGGAAGTCAAGCTAACGGTATCAGTGCAGCAGGACCAGTTGGTTTTTGCTATCTGGAACAACGGCCCTTCATTTTCGGAGGAGATGCTGCTGGGAGCGGAACGACTCTTTTACCAGAGTGACCAAAGCCGCAATTCAGCTAATCCCCATCATGGTATCGGCTTAGCCTTTTCTAAGCAGGTAGCTCTCTTGCACGGTGGTCGTCTGACCTTGCTCAATCCAGCCCAAGGAGGAGCCTGTGTCGAGTTGACAATTTCATTGAAATAAATGAGAATGGAAAATCATAAAAACGCATAATACCAAGTGTCCAAAAGACTTGATATTATGCGTTTGATTTTTTTATTATGTAAAGATTTACTGGATTTTTCTCTCAAATTGAGTTTTTGTCCAGCCTTGTTTATTTACTTCCGATACAAACGATCGTATTGGTAGTATGGGTCAAAGGTTACGTTGATGCCTAGTTTGCGAAGGACATTCTTGTCTTCATCGGTCAAGATGATGGTTGAGTGGGCTTCGCTTCCTTTGAGGTTGCCAAGTTCTTCCATGGCACGCGCAGCATCAGGATTTTCCATAGCTGTGATTGCAAGGGCAATCAGGATTTCATTTGAATGCAGGCGTGGATTGCGACTACCGAGATGGTTGATTTTAAGACCTTGAATTGGTTTGACGACTTCAGGCTCGATTAATTTCACTTCCTTAGCGATGTTAGCTGATTTTTTGATGGCATTGATCAAGGCAGCAGCTGTAGGGCCAAAGAGTTCAGAGTTTTTACCAGTGACAATGTCGCCAGATGGCAATTCGAGAGCTAGGGCAGGTCCGCCAGTTTCTTCCGCTTTTTGACGTGCTGCGACAGCAACCTTACGGTCTGCAGGTGTGATACCGAGGTCGTTCATGAGAAGTTCAATCTTCTTGACAGCAGTTTCTCCGACTTTTTCAGCTTTAAAATCAAGAACAGTTTGATAATAGC from Streptococcus oralis includes these protein-coding regions:
- a CDS encoding sensor histidine kinase; protein product: MAIRTRNFKSLVWTTSLKIVFFHVLIFVLIGYEFTQGGDHVLFILFFWAGSLLLITFYHILKLLRKIDREIKMLTSKKLLEENQSQLFRIEEMLEVYSDLRSSHQENARLLEKEQQHNQELILQLSATSHDLKTPLTVIKGNAELLELAQLGQPQADYAAEILQASYKMEEYCGSLIDYAKAFQIDSNQFSQLSLEDFLAYLQDDWALFSKQESYRFYLQEDCDLSLILSIHLDYLKRALLNILLNALEHADQDQKEVKLTVSVQQDQLVFAIWNNGPSFSEEMLLGAERLFYQSDQSRNSANPHHGIGLAFSKQVALLHGGRLTLLNPAQGGACVELTISLK
- a CDS encoding response regulator transcription factor, with translation MEIMRQYRILVVDDDWSILKLVKNVLELDAYDVTTLDRIEEIELTDFVGYDLILLDVMMEPVNGFELCSYIRPHLSCPIIFLTAKELEADKVEGLFRGADDYIVKPFGTKELLARVRAHLRREERREERYSEIASCQFYPERYEVAYFGKVLKFSEREFKLLHLLASNPKQTFSAERLHTLLYPESSETQLRSISEYVYQIRQKCKQEGLQAIATVRGVGYRWQLEPVISKA